Below is a genomic region from Neisseria arctica.
TAGCCAAGCTGCGGCAGTCGGCAACTAATTCGCGCTCACCTTGCACCACATGAATGGTCATGGCGGTTTGGCCGTCTTTAAATGTGGTGAAGTCTTGCGCTCGGGCAGTAGGAAGGGTTGAATTGCGCGGAATTACTTTTTCGACCAGGCCACCGTAAGTTTCAAGGCCGAGTGACAGTGGGGTAACATCGAGTAGAAGCCAATCTTCTTCATTTTTATTGCCCGCCAAAACATTAGCCTGGATAGCCGCACCAAGGGCGACAACCTGATCGGGATTAAGATTGTTGAGTGGGGTTTGGCCGAAGAATGTAGCTACGGCCTGCTGTACATGCAACATGCGTGTAGCACCACCAACCATAATCACGCCTTTGACATCGGCTTTGGTAATGCCTGCATCTTTTAACGCCTGTTTCACCGGTTCGATGGTTTTGGCAACCAAATGCTGGGTGAGGTTGTGGAATTCTTGCCGGGTGATTTGGGTGTCGATTTTGTGGCCGTCTGAAAGCTGTGCCTGAATGGTTGCGCTGGTCTCGGTAGTGAGCGTTTCTTTGGCTTCCCGTGTCAGGCTCAGCAAAAGCTGGCTGTCGGGCTCGGAAAGTTGGGAGAGTGTGTTTTTTTCAAGTAAGTAGCAGAACAAACGGTGGTCAAAATCATCACCGCCCAATGCGCTGTTACCTCCGGTAGCTTTAACTTCAAACAGGCCTTTGGTGAGCTTTAATACTGAAACGTCGAATGTGCCGCCGCCCAAATCATACACAACAAAGGTGCCTTCCGAACGATTATCAAGGCCGTAGGCGATGGCAGCGGCGGTAGGTTCGTTTAGCAGGCGCAAAACGTTTAAACCGGCCAATCGTGCTGCATCTTTGGTAGCCTGACGCTGGGCATCATCGAAGTAAGCAGGTACGGTAATTACCGCGCCGGTAAGTTCACCGCCCAAACTCTCTTCGGCACGCGCTTTTAAGGTGCGCAGAATTTCGGCGGAAACCTCAATCGGTGTTTTACTGCCTTGACGGGTGTGCATTTCGATAATGCGCTCGCTACTGCCGAATCGGTAGGGAAAGTAATGGTTATCGGCTTTCAGATCGGCAAGTGTTCTGCCGATTAAGCGTTTGGCGGAGCTAATGGTGTTGCTAGGGTCGATTTTTTGTGCTTTTAGGGCATCATATCCAACCTCTACGCGCTGGTCTTCGCAATAGCGGACCACAGAAGGTAGGGTAACACGGTCTTGTTTATCCGGCAGGCAAATTGCGCTACCACTTTTTACGGTGGCAACCAAACTGTTGGTTGTGCCTAAATCAATACCTACGGCGAGGCGGTGCTGGTGCGGAGCGGCGGAAAGGCCGGGTTCGGCGATTTGCAGTAAAGCCATAATGGTTTGTGCCTTAATGTTTTTATCGTGAATGGGGCGTATTTTAGCAGATTTGCAGCAGATAGTTGAGTGTTTTTGTCGGGATTAGATTGCTTTTATCGGTATGTTTGTAACGGCATATCTGCAAACCGTATCATTCGGTATTTTTCATACATTTTAAGATGAAATTTGCTGCTATGCGTATTTGTGGCCGTCTGAAAATCCGCTACAATTCCACATTGATAAATGACCGGGAACAAATGTGCAGCCACTTGAATATTGCCGCCAAAAAGCCGCAGAAAGCCGTTCTAGTTTTTTGGCCGCTTTCCGTTTTTTGCCCCAGCACCGGCAAGATGCATTGACGGTGCTATATGCATTTTGCCGTGAATTAGACGATGTGGTAGACGATTGTTCTGATCCGTCAGTCGCGCAAACCACGTTGAACTGGTGGCGTTTGGAGTTGGATAAAGTATTTTCAGACGGCCTGCCCGAGCATCCCGTATGCCAAGCATTGCAAACAACAGTCAAAGATTTTTCACTGCCTAAAGAGGAGCTATTAGAAGTGGTGGAGGGCATGCAAATGGATTTGCAGCATGCCCGTTATGCGACTTTTGCCGATTTGCAGCTTTACTGTTACCGCGTAGCCGGGGTAGTAGGCAGGCTGATTACCCGTATTTTAGGATTTACCCGTTCGGAAACATTGGATTATGCCGATAAAATGGGGTTGGCTCTCCAACTAACCAATATCATCCGCGATGTCGGCGAAGATGCTAGAAGCGGGCGTATTTATCTGCCTACCGAAGAATTGCAGCGCTTTAATGTGCCTGCCCAAACAATTATGCTAGCAAAGCCCGATCAAGCATTTGCACAACTGATGGCCTTTCAAATCGGGCGCGCCCGCCAAATTTATCGGGAAGCAGTAGCACTTTTACCGGCCGAAGATAAAAAGTCGCAAAAAGTAGGACTGATTTTGGCCGCGATTTACTATGCTTTACTAAATGAAATAGAGCGGGATGGTGCGCAAAACGTGTTGAAATACAAAATTGCTATTCCCGGCCCACGCAAAAAGCGTATTGCCTTGAAAACCTGGCTGCTGGGATTCAAACCATGAAAAATCCGGCACGAAAAAAAATTGCCGTTATCGGTGCAGGGTGGGCAGGGCTTTCCGCCGCTATACATCTAAGTGCCAAAGCCGACGTAACTATATTTGAGGCCGGTAAACAAGCGGGGGGTAGGGCTCGCGCATTGAATGCCGTTAATCATAATTTTAGTTTTCTAGATAACGGCCAGCATATTTTGCTTGGCGCTTATCACGGCGTACGCACATTGTTGAACCGAATCGGTGTAAATGAAGCAGAAGTTTTCGAGCGCCGGCCTTTGCAGTGGTATATGGCAGACGGTTTGCAGTTCTCCGCCTCCAGCAGGCTGCCTGCACCTTTGCATTTGATAACAGGCATTCTTCGTGCGAAAAATATCGGTTGGGCAGATAAGATCCGCCTGCTCGACAGCATGAAGGCTTTGCAAAAGCGCCAACACTTCAACCCTGCGGATATGAGTGTGGCTGATTGGTTGAATGTCCGTCAAATGCCGCGTAAATTGGTGGCAGAGTTTTGGCAACCGTTGGTATGGGGCGCATTGAATACGCCTTTGCAAAATGCCAGCCTGAATATTTTAAGTAACGTTCTGCAAGACGGTGTATGGGCTGATAAAGCGGCAGGCGATTATCTGTTACCTAAATGTGATTTAGGGAAACTTATGGTCGAGCCTGCCTTAAGTTTCCTCAAAAAACAAAAAGCAACTATTCGGTTGGCAACACGGGTGGGAAAATTACAAATCAGCCCCGACGGACGTGTGCGTATTGAAAATGAACTATTTGATGCGGTAATTTTAGCCGTTGCCCCATATCACGCCGCCGCATTAATGCCGTCTGAAACACCACACTATATCCAATCAGAATATTCAAAAATACAGTATCACGCCATCACCACCGTATATTTGCGTTATGCCGAAGCTCTCGAAATGCCCTCTGCAATGACCGGTTTTAGCCGGGGAACGGCGCAATGGTTGATATCACGCGGTGCATTGGACGGAGATAAGCACGAACTAACCGCGGTGATCAGTGTGTCTGATTTACATTCCAACCACACCAATGAACAATGGATTGAACGTGTGCATGCAGATGTATTAAGAATTTGCCCGACGCTTAAAGCCCCCGTTGCCGCACGTGTGATCACCGAAAAGCGTGCAACTACTGCCAGTACGGTTAACCGCCGTCTGCCTGATACGGTTTGGCTGCACCACCATCACATTTATCCTTGCGGTGATTATCTGCATCCGCGCTATCCCGCTACACTGGAAGCCGCCGTACAACACGGACAAAGCACCGCCGCGTTATGCCTGAACAATTTAACTGCTTGAAGGGAAGCGAAATGACTCAACTGACCGATAAAATCATTCTGGTGACCGGTGCCTCGCAAGGCATAGGCGAACAAGTCGCCAAAGCCTATGCGGCTGCAGGTGCTACTGTAGTATTAGTCGCACGCCATCAGAAGAAATTGGAAAAAGTATACGACGATATTGTAGCCGCCGGCGGCCCGGAACCGTTTGCAATTTGCTTCGACCTGCTTACCGCCGAAGAAGCCGAATTCGGCCGCTTGGCAACCACTATTGCCGAAGCGACCAACCGCAAACTCGACGGTATTGTGCATTGTGCCAGCTATTTTTACGCATTATCCCCTTTGGATTTCCAAACCGTATCAGAATGGGTGAACCAATACCGTATCAATACCGTCGCTCCGATGGGGTTGACCCGCGCATTTCTACCGCTTTTGAAAGAATCTCCCGATGCTTCGGTTATTTTTGTCGGAGAAAGCCATGGTGAAGATCCTAAGGCTTACTGGGGCGGTTTCGGCGCTTCTAAAGCAGCACTCAACTACTTATGCAAAGTAGCTGCCGATGAATGGGATCGTTTTGACAACCTACGCGCCAATGTATTGGTGCCGGGGGCGGTTAACTCTCCCCAACGTATGAAAACCCACCCTGGCGAAGCCCGTAGCGAGCGTAAAAACTACGAAGATATCATGCCGCACTTCGTATGGTGGGCAAGTAAGGAAAGCAAAGGCCGTAGCGGTGAAATCGTTTATTTGTAAATCGAACCGGTAAAGCACAAACAACTATGAATACTTGGAAAGAAGCCTTGGGCGCTGAAAAACAGCAGCCTTATTTCCAACATATTATTAATACCGTAAGGGCGGAGCGAAACAACGGCCAAGTTATTTACCCGCCCGAAAAAGATGTTTTTAACGCTTTTCGGGCAACTGAATTCGACCAAGTAAAGGTGGTGATTCTAGGGCAAGATCCATATCACGGCCCGGGACAGGCTCATGGGCTTTCTTTTTCCGTACGGCCGGATATACAGATTCCCCCGTCTCTACAAAATATTTATAAAGAGTTGGCAGACGATATCATCGGCTTCCGTATTCCTTCGCATGGCTATTTGCAAGCATGGGCGGAGCAGGGTGTATTGTTATTGAATACCGTTTTGACCGTTCGGGCAGGGCAGGCACACTCTCATGCATTATTGGGGTGGGAAACCTTTACCGACAAAGTCATCCGCCAGCTGGCCGAGCAAAGGGAGCATCTTGTATTTATCTTATGGGGTAGCCATGCCCAGAAAAAAGGAGCCTTCATCGACAGAAACCGCCACTTGGTAATAACATCCCCCCATCCATCGCCTTTATCTGCTTATCGTGGTTTTTTTGGCAGCAAGCCTTTTTCACGCACCAATAAGTATTTGCAAGAACATGGTAAAAGTATGATTAATTGGCAAATATAAGTATAATAAGCGACATATATGCAAAAGGCCGTCTGAAATATAATTTTTCAGACGGCCTTTTTCTTTTAGAGTTATTAAGATTCTTTTGTCTTAAGGTGCCAATCGCGCTTTCAGCCAAACACCGTTTTCTTGCCGGTAACATATACGGTCATGCAAACGGCTCGGCCGGCCTTGCCAGAATTCCATATAATTAGGTATGACGACATAGCCACCCCAATGAGGAGGGCGGGGAACATGAAGAGGATGTTTTAAACCGATAGCCGCTGCACGCTTAACCAATACTGATTTGCTTTCAATAACTTGGCTTTGTTCGCTTGCCCATGCTCCGATTCTGCTTGTATAGGGGCGGCTTTCGAAATATTCGTCTGATGCTTCCGGCGAAAGACGGCTGACGCAACCTTCAACGCGCACTTGCCGCTCCAGCTCAGGCCAAAAAAAAGTTAATGCCGCAAAAGGATTTTCCTCTAGCGAACGGCCCTTGCGGCTAAGATAATTGGTAAAAAATACAAAACCTTCAGAATTAACTTCTTTTAATAAAACCACCCGGTTAGAGGGTTTTCCGTCTGTGCCGACGGTTGCAATATTCATAGCCGTAGGTTCGTTTACTTTGGCATGTATGGCGGCTTTAAGCCAATATTCGAACTGCACAATAGGATTGGCATTGCATTCATGTTCGGATAATTCCTGTTTAGAGTAATCTTCGCGAATATTGTGCAGATCCATTTTGGGAGTTGTCCTTTTGAGTATTTATGTTTAAAAAATAAAATTAGAGGGAAAAGGAGCCAAGCATCGCACTTATCTTCGTATGAGATTGTATATGTATATATTGTTTTCATAAAGCTGCCTTATGTATTTAGCTTAAGTGCCTGTACACTTCCATGAATAAACTGTACCGTCTGAAAATCCAAACCTTCAGACGGCGTTTTTTCTATATCCGTGCGGCATAAATATCCACCTTGCTATAATTAATGATTGTTATAATTTGTACATGCTACATTGCTACTGAAAAAACTATCAGCGAAGGAAAGGATACAATAGGCAAAGTGACCGAACAGTTATTTGACTCTTTAGCCAAACAAAACGGTTTCATCAAGGATAGTCTGTTTATGCAGCTCAGGAGAGCAAAGGGGTATTAAAAGTTACTGATCAATTTTATTTGGATGCCCAACATAAAAACCACTTGGAGGTTTTTGATAAAAATGGAAACTTTAAATTTGTTTTAAATATGGATGGTTCGTTCAACCAAATAAAAACCAAAGCAGCAAAAGGGCGTAAATTAAACTTAAAATAGGAAATTATTATGGAAACATTGAATGATGTAAAAAAAAATTCTGATTAATTTAGGTCTTCACCAAGGATTTGACTTAACAGATTTGCAAATATCAAGAGCTATAGATCATGAAATAGGCAATATTAGGTGGTGTAAAGATTACACTTTAGAAGGAGATTGGGATAATGAGTTTAAAGAAGATTTAAGAAATTTTTTAAATTATATGAGGATATGTCAATTTGCGCTAAACGATCAAAATTTCAAAATTGCTAGTAATGCCTTATTTATGGCTATGATTTATGCGGGTAATCTATCTCAAATTTTTGATGCTATAAAATCCGACATATCAACATTATTAAGTGCGGAGTATAAGGTAAATGATTTCCAATGGCCACAACTTGATGAATAGCAAGCGTAGGCACAGTGCATATTGCCTGCACATTTCCATGAATTTTCTAATTATTCATAAATAAACTATGCCGTCTGAAAATCCAAATCTTTCAGACGGTTTTTTTATTCTATCTGTATGAGTATGAATGCTCAGCCTAGTTACAAGTCTGGGTCTATTAAATGAGAGAAATAAGAATAGTTACTTTATTTTTTACTCCATCATTATTCACACCATCTTTAAATTTAACATAATATACATTATTGCAAAGTTATATTATCTTATATTGAGATTTGTATGTCGAATTTTTCCTTTCTATATCCATTTACACTTTCCCGTTATGCAAATGGGGGCTTTAAGCATTAACTTTAGTTGAGATTTAATTTTATTCGAAATATGATATTTCCTCAAGGAGACATCATCGAATGAAAGCAACAAAATTTATCAATGATACATATTTGGCCATGTTACATTTTCCAACATTTTATTGATAGCCTTGAACAATTGGGCTACGCAGAAACAACAAGAAAGAGTTACCAATCTCAGCTTAAAAGATTTGGAGCCATTTTAATCGAACTGGGTTATAAATATCATGATGAATCTTTAACCAGCCTGCCAATTTTTTACAAGACGCTTTTTGAACATCACAAGCGGCTACTAAAAGCAGCCGGCAGAAAAGGGATAAGCAATGCTTGCTTAAATCAATATATTTCTGCTTGGAATCGATTCTGCCGTTGGTATGTTAATAGTGGGGTACAGAAGCATACCAAGTCCCCCCGGCATAGCAACAGCAGGTGGCGGACTCAGTACCTCAGACATTTCTCAGTCGGATCATGCCGTTCTTTTAAGGTTTACCCAAAGCTTCCTTGTATAGTGGAATTGGATAAGTTGGTATGGAAGGAACCGGATAACTTCCAAGATTATCATTCGTTGAGACAATGGTGTATTGTTGATTTACTTAGTACAGCTGCACTGCGAGTCAACGAAATCAGGCACCTGAGAATCCAAAATATTTCATTAAAACACCAAGCTGTAATGCTGCAAAACGGGTTTGCTCATCCGCGCAATATTTATCTGGATAATAAGTCAACAACTTATCTCTCTCAGTATTTGCGATTATTGAAGAAACAACTTAATTTGCCTCGCCTACCTAAGGATATGTTTTTGTTTGTAAAGAAAAACAAACCACTATCTAAAGGCGAACTGTACCAGACAACCCGATTAGTTACTTATCATACTTTGGACTTTGCGCTCACTCCTCATCAAATCAGAATAGCATGTGGCAGAACCCTGTTCTTTAAATGCAGAGATGAACGTTTAATCCAAGAATTTATGGGATATGACACACTCGCCCCCATTTTGAAGTATCACTCGGTTGATATTGCAACCTTTAAGGATGTTTTGAGTAAATACCACCCTCGTTTTGTGAGAAAGCACCAAAATCTTTGAGAAAATAAAAATCTTTATTTCCTCAAAGATTTTATTTTTAAAGATATTTCTTCAGATATTTTGCCTGCAAAAAAACCATGTATGCACTGCTAAAAATAGGCAGCAACAGCCAGTAAGGGGATAATGTAAATGGGCTGCACAGGTAAAACAGAATGCTTAACCAAATAATGCCGCTCCGCCAGTATTTTGCCCGATGATAAATACCGGCACTCTCTCTTGAGGCATTCTTTTGACGGATACGCCGCATGACCAAACCATCAATTAAGGCCAAAACATAGGCGGTAAAGGCTAAACCGACAAATAAAAAAATGTTACCGATACGGAGGGAGATAAGCTGTAAAGTTTTGTCGAAATGTTTCAGCAAGTCCAATCTCGGCATTAGGTAATTCTTGAAGCGGTATCCAAAATCTGTTTCAGTTTGTGCTGCTAACGCAGTATTAACCTGTGTCCACTCGAAAAACATCGTGCTGAGGGCATGGTAGGATAAACGGGCAACAGAGGTATTGATGTTTTCAGACGGCCTGTTTTCATCCTGCCACAGGCTGCGCTTGTCATGCTGGACCAGTTCCATATGCTTTAATTCCTGATTCAGCAAATCAGGAGTCTGTAAATAGTTTTGGCTAATCAAGGATAATCCGAAAATAATCAATACAATTAAAAACACGGTATAGAGTGCTTTGAAGGGGGAGAGTAGGAACTTCAAAGGCAGAGAGTTCATATACCATCCGCTAGCTTTAGCTGCCATAGGCCACTCCTTCCACAAATGCACTTTCGTCTTCGACAGGCAGGCTTAGGCGGTAAGTTTCACGCATAGCCGCAGCAATATCGGTAATATGGCGAGGAATAATTGCAGCTTCCTCAGAATCAACTTTTGGGAGTGGCAGCCTTATTTTGTACAACTGACCACCTTCAATCAATGCAAACGCCTGGCCTTTCGGAAGCTGTGTCAAATCAGCTACGGTCAGCATAGGAACGGTTTCTGCACCAATACGGTCTTCGTTACCACTGCCAAAATCCTCATGACTGTCAGGAAATGCGACATCATTAGCGCGTGAGACCAAGGTACTGGCCATAATTTTTACTTCAGGTAACTGGTTGGTCAGCATTTCTGCAGTTTCTGCCGTCTTAACGCGAAGCATAATCATGGTATTCAAGTTACCACCAATTTGGCCGGCCTTAGCCGGTGAACCGATTTTAGCCTCCACATCTTTCCAGGTTTGCGTGTAGACGGTTACTTGATAGCCTGCGCCGCCAGCCTTATTGAGCAACGGAATAAATTCATCTCCGATGAGCTCGTTAAACTCATCGGCATGAATGGATATCTTTCGCTTGCCGGTAACACCGCTTTGGCCAAAACCGTGTCCGTGTTTGTAAATTTGGCCGGCAAGTGACGTTAAATCTGCAAACATGGCGTTACCGACAGTTCCGGCAACCTCTGCGTCAGAAAGTGAATCCAGACCAACATAGACAACCGCATTGCTTTCAATCACTTTTCGCCAGTCCATAATTGGTCGGGAATCAAGCAAATCAGAAGTATCCGGGCTGATGAGTTTGGCCACATCACCGGTGGTCAATTTTTCAAGCAGAGGATAGAGCGAGCTGACCAGCTTTTCAAAATAGGATCGGTCATTTGAAAGGATGCCGCCCAAGGCATCTATCAGCGGTTCATTGTGCTGTTTGGCCTTAAGAAAAGACCCCAATTTGATAGTATCCAAATTGCGTCCGGTTTTAACGGCCGTTTTGGCCTCTGATTCCGGTAAAGCGAATTCCTCAAATTCTTTTAGCCAACCGGGATAATTTTTATCCAAAATCAGACGGAAGTAGTCGCCGGCCAATTGGTCAACGTTGGCAGCAGCTTTATAGATATTTTCGTAATTAGGCTTGATGGACAAGCCTTCCATGGTTTTAGTCAGCACATTGACAAAGCGCCATACGAAATCCCGGAAGGCGGCCGACTGCCCCTCACTGGGCAACTGATTGGCGATACGGGTGGCTACTTCCGTGATACGGCCATAGTCACTAATCGGGTTATAACGGCAACTGTGCTCCGGAAAACCCAAATGAAACATGTAGAAGGGTCTTCCTGCTTTTTGTGCTTCCACATACATACGGATCATCAAATCCGCATCACCTTTAGGGTCAAATGCAATAGTTACATCGCCACGGGCGATATCCTGCACAATCATGGTTTCACACAGGCGGGTTTTGCCGACACGGGTGGTGCCAAGTACAACTTTGTGGCCGACACGTTCCCCCAAGTCTTCCCAAATATCTTGTTCATCTATTTCAATCCCGTGGAGTTCAGGTGACCCGCCGACAGGAGGTAATGGTGCAACCGGATTCCACCAGGCATTTTTGCGCGTCAGGTGTGTCACCCAATTGCTGCCCGGGGTTTCAATTTCATATTTTCTTGCCGCACGGTACAAGGCGGAAGGCCTCAAAAGATGCTCGTTTTCCGGTTGGCGAACCATGAACAGACGCTGGGTATGGGTCTGCGTCCAACGGAAGCCCTTACCCAGGTAAAGAGCCTTATCTGATACGGGAATTTCATCTGCTGTCAGTGCATAGTAGGGTAGTCTGCGGATATTCTTGCGAAATTTCATGATGCGTCTGGCAGAAAGCGTACGTTTTAGTGCGGCACCGCCGCAAAACAGCAGACCGCCGTAAGCAACCGGTGTCGGCATAGGCAACACGGTCAATGCTGCGGCAGCTGAAGTATAAGCTGCGACACTGATCCACTCATAAGGGGCTCGATAAACATTTTCGGGAAATTGGGTACTCATTCCTGCTCCAGATTCAAAAGGTCAGCATCATTTTCCAAGGCGATATTGGTATTGTTCGCCGGGCGAGAGCTGGGCTGGATAATATGTTTGATATTGTGTTCGGGAATCAGATAACAATAAAACAGACGTTTATTGCTGCCATTGTTGGCAATAGCGCGAAATAGCGCTGTACGCTTACTTCTTTTGTGCAGACGCAAAGATTCAAAGCCTTTCTGTGCCATAGGCCCAAAACTTTCCGTATCCGATTTATTGAACACGCCACCTGCATAATCCCTAAAAATAACAGGGGAAACCAACAGCATACCGTGTTCAATGAAATGAACCGGCGAACCTGATTGATTGGTCGAAATTGATCCATCTGCCAATCCGTTGCCGAGCCAATGGATGAATTGGATACCGCGCTGGCGGGCTTCTACCTTTTTTTCTTCGATTGCGGGGATAATCTGCTCTTCGTTCTCTGCTTCCGCTTTAAGCTGTTGCTCAGCCATGCTGCTTTCCAAAATCGTGATTTCTTTCAGGCCTGACTGAACGTCTTCAAGTGTCGGATCAGGGGCAATTTTTACCGGTCTAGGACTTGATTCCGGAGCGGATTGACGTTCACGGATGATTTCTTGCAATCCTGTTTGAGCAGTATCTGCCTGTGTCAGTTTTTCTATTGGTTGTTTTTTCTGATTTTCCGGACTGCTTGGCGGTTTTTCTTCGTCAAATACTTCGGCAAATAGTTGTGTCAACAAGGTTTTGTTGGATTTTCCTACCGGTTTTCTATTCTTGGGCTCCGTATTTGCAGACTTATTTTGATTTTGGATTTTGCCGCCCACCACCTCAGACTGTAATGGAATATCGGTTTTGGGAATTTCAGGTCGCCGTGATTCAGAATTCGACGGCAAAGATTCTGTAGCCGTACCTCCCTGCTCGATGACGGAATCAGCCTCTTCTTCAGTAATCAAATTGAATTTGGAAAGCAGGCCGTCTATACCTACGACAGTATCTTCCGGCACAGGTACGGTAGGCAGAGAAATCGGCAGGTCATCAGTTTTTTTCTGCGCAACACTGGTTTGCTCGGGTTCGGTTATATGGAGGGAAGATACGTTTTCAGGAGAAGATCCCTTATGAGCCAAGAAGTCTACTTTCGCTTTCTGC
It encodes:
- a CDS encoding DUF4400 domain-containing protein, which produces MAAKASGWYMNSLPLKFLLSPFKALYTVFLIVLIIFGLSLISQNYLQTPDLLNQELKHMELVQHDKRSLWQDENRPSENINTSVARLSYHALSTMFFEWTQVNTALAAQTETDFGYRFKNYLMPRLDLLKHFDKTLQLISLRIGNIFLFVGLAFTAYVLALIDGLVMRRIRQKNASRESAGIYHRAKYWRSGIIWLSILFYLCSPFTLSPYWLLLPIFSSAYMVFLQAKYLKKYL
- the ung gene encoding uracil-DNA glycosylase; amino-acid sequence: MNTWKEALGAEKQQPYFQHIINTVRAERNNGQVIYPPEKDVFNAFRATEFDQVKVVILGQDPYHGPGQAHGLSFSVRPDIQIPPSLQNIYKELADDIIGFRIPSHGYLQAWAEQGVLLLNTVLTVRAGQAHSHALLGWETFTDKVIRQLAEQREHLVFILWGSHAQKKGAFIDRNRHLVITSPHPSPLSAYRGFFGSKPFSRTNKYLQEHGKSMINWQI
- the pdxH gene encoding pyridoxamine 5'-phosphate oxidase, coding for MDLHNIREDYSKQELSEHECNANPIVQFEYWLKAAIHAKVNEPTAMNIATVGTDGKPSNRVVLLKEVNSEGFVFFTNYLSRKGRSLEENPFAALTFFWPELERQVRVEGCVSRLSPEASDEYFESRPYTSRIGAWASEQSQVIESKSVLVKRAAAIGLKHPLHVPRPPHWGGYVVIPNYMEFWQGRPSRLHDRICYRQENGVWLKARLAP
- a CDS encoding SDR family oxidoreductase — protein: MTQLTDKIILVTGASQGIGEQVAKAYAAAGATVVLVARHQKKLEKVYDDIVAAGGPEPFAICFDLLTAEEAEFGRLATTIAEATNRKLDGIVHCASYFYALSPLDFQTVSEWVNQYRINTVAPMGLTRAFLPLLKESPDASVIFVGESHGEDPKAYWGGFGASKAALNYLCKVAADEWDRFDNLRANVLVPGAVNSPQRMKTHPGEARSERKNYEDIMPHFVWWASKESKGRSGEIVYL
- the hpnE gene encoding hydroxysqualene dehydroxylase HpnE, which translates into the protein MKNPARKKIAVIGAGWAGLSAAIHLSAKADVTIFEAGKQAGGRARALNAVNHNFSFLDNGQHILLGAYHGVRTLLNRIGVNEAEVFERRPLQWYMADGLQFSASSRLPAPLHLITGILRAKNIGWADKIRLLDSMKALQKRQHFNPADMSVADWLNVRQMPRKLVAEFWQPLVWGALNTPLQNASLNILSNVLQDGVWADKAAGDYLLPKCDLGKLMVEPALSFLKKQKATIRLATRVGKLQISPDGRVRIENELFDAVILAVAPYHAAALMPSETPHYIQSEYSKIQYHAITTVYLRYAEALEMPSAMTGFSRGTAQWLISRGALDGDKHELTAVISVSDLHSNHTNEQWIERVHADVLRICPTLKAPVAARVITEKRATTASTVNRRLPDTVWLHHHHIYPCGDYLHPRYPATLEAAVQHGQSTAALCLNNLTA
- a CDS encoding tyrosine-type recombinase/integrase — its product is MIHIWPCYIFQHFIDSLEQLGYAETTRKSYQSQLKRFGAILIELGYKYHDESLTSLPIFYKTLFEHHKRLLKAAGRKGISNACLNQYISAWNRFCRWYVNSGVQKHTKSPRHSNSRWRTQYLRHFSVGSCRSFKVYPKLPCIVELDKLVWKEPDNFQDYHSLRQWCIVDLLSTAALRVNEIRHLRIQNISLKHQAVMLQNGFAHPRNIYLDNKSTTYLSQYLRLLKKQLNLPRLPKDMFLFVKKNKPLSKGELYQTTRLVTYHTLDFALTPHQIRIACGRTLFFKCRDERLIQEFMGYDTLAPILKYHSVDIATFKDVLSKYHPRFVRKHQNL
- the traD gene encoding type IV conjugative transfer system coupling protein TraD; translation: MSTQFPENVYRAPYEWISVAAYTSAAAALTVLPMPTPVAYGGLLFCGGAALKRTLSARRIMKFRKNIRRLPYYALTADEIPVSDKALYLGKGFRWTQTHTQRLFMVRQPENEHLLRPSALYRAARKYEIETPGSNWVTHLTRKNAWWNPVAPLPPVGGSPELHGIEIDEQDIWEDLGERVGHKVVLGTTRVGKTRLCETMIVQDIARGDVTIAFDPKGDADLMIRMYVEAQKAGRPFYMFHLGFPEHSCRYNPISDYGRITEVATRIANQLPSEGQSAAFRDFVWRFVNVLTKTMEGLSIKPNYENIYKAAANVDQLAGDYFRLILDKNYPGWLKEFEEFALPESEAKTAVKTGRNLDTIKLGSFLKAKQHNEPLIDALGGILSNDRSYFEKLVSSLYPLLEKLTTGDVAKLISPDTSDLLDSRPIMDWRKVIESNAVVYVGLDSLSDAEVAGTVGNAMFADLTSLAGQIYKHGHGFGQSGVTGKRKISIHADEFNELIGDEFIPLLNKAGGAGYQVTVYTQTWKDVEAKIGSPAKAGQIGGNLNTMIMLRVKTAETAEMLTNQLPEVKIMASTLVSRANDVAFPDSHEDFGSGNEDRIGAETVPMLTVADLTQLPKGQAFALIEGGQLYKIRLPLPKVDSEEAAIIPRHITDIAAAMRETYRLSLPVEDESAFVEGVAYGS
- the hscA gene encoding Fe-S protein assembly chaperone HscA — protein: MALLQIAEPGLSAAPHQHRLAVGIDLGTTNSLVATVKSGSAICLPDKQDRVTLPSVVRYCEDQRVEVGYDALKAQKIDPSNTISSAKRLIGRTLADLKADNHYFPYRFGSSERIIEMHTRQGSKTPIEVSAEILRTLKARAEESLGGELTGAVITVPAYFDDAQRQATKDAARLAGLNVLRLLNEPTAAAIAYGLDNRSEGTFVVYDLGGGTFDVSVLKLTKGLFEVKATGGNSALGGDDFDHRLFCYLLEKNTLSQLSEPDSQLLLSLTREAKETLTTETSATIQAQLSDGHKIDTQITRQEFHNLTQHLVAKTIEPVKQALKDAGITKADVKGVIMVGGATRMLHVQQAVATFFGQTPLNNLNPDQVVALGAAIQANVLAGNKNEEDWLLLDVTPLSLGLETYGGLVEKVIPRNSTLPTARAQDFTTFKDGQTAMTIHVVQGERELVADCRSLAKFTLRGIPPMVAGAARIRVTFQVDADGLLSVSAREQSTGVQAQIEVKPAYGLDDETITQMLKDSMNNAGDDMAARARAEAAVEAEGLMEAVRAALALDADLLSAQELNTIEEKIAGLQALLTQGSAEEIRNATADLAHNTDDFAARRMDRNIQRALAGQSIENL
- the hpnD gene encoding presqualene diphosphate synthase HpnD; amino-acid sequence: MQPLEYCRQKAAESRSSFLAAFRFLPQHRQDALTVLYAFCRELDDVVDDCSDPSVAQTTLNWWRLELDKVFSDGLPEHPVCQALQTTVKDFSLPKEELLEVVEGMQMDLQHARYATFADLQLYCYRVAGVVGRLITRILGFTRSETLDYADKMGLALQLTNIIRDVGEDARSGRIYLPTEELQRFNVPAQTIMLAKPDQAFAQLMAFQIGRARQIYREAVALLPAEDKKSQKVGLILAAIYYALLNEIERDGAQNVLKYKIAIPGPRKKRIALKTWLLGFKP